ttgtttgttacactttctcATTTGTTAACATATTGTCAGCGGTACAGAAAACGGCAAAGGTTCACCTTGTCCGTAAACCTGTTCGGAACTCGGTAAAATAAATGGCGGCGATGTAGAAATTGAAAATCAGCGCGATTCTGTATGACTAACCTGTAatacagatattttaaattacgtgtattgttaaattgttttagaTTATGTGTATTCAATGTTGCCATATTGcattttcgttatttaaatttgaaactacattattttgcattttttatagCAAAGGAACTATACGAATTAGCCATGGCCAAATTAGACCGAAGATCGCCCGACCTTCGTGCAGCTATACTTCAGGTGAAGCAAGCCGCCGATTGGGGCTACGTACCCGCTAAGATCAAACTAGCTTGGTCGTACATTTACGGCGAGGGCGTTGAACTCGACGTGGAAAAGGCTAAGAAGATATTTGAAGAGTTAAGTGAAGAAGGAAACGCCGACGCTCATGCGGTTAGTTACTTATAAGTAAGATGAAAGAACTCAAACGCAATAGTATGTTGATAGCTGTTGCCAGTTCAATCTTTACCCTATTGGCATGAGACTGtagaagaatataaaaaaatcattccattattttttattcgtatgAGTGGTATTTTTTCTTCCAATTTAAATGGGACCAAACGGAAAGTCGTGGTACCCAAAAAGAGTCCGAATCGCATTATAAATGACGGtaacaaacagaaaaaaatataacagaatgGAGAACACTCTTTTTTTTTAGTCACTTAATACTATTGAGTGAATGACGACATGAATGAAACATTTAAGTTAtgattaaaatgaaatcataaGAACGATATATCATGATGACTTTCGCCCGAAACTTCCGAAAAATCTCGACCTGGAACTCGACCGTTTTTAGTGGCATGTGCATTTTAGATCCATGTTTTTCTTTACGTGGAGTatgagattatttatttataaacacaagtcaataatttaatatttatttgtaaaatacgtAAAGTAAATACGAAAGTGGTAGACAGAGGTCCTCTCTTAATGAGGAGGAACGTTCCATACAATTCTGCGGTGTCATGTTTCTACTAAATAGCGAATGACACGACAATATTTACGAGTTGTCACTGTGCGTCAGGGGCTGGGCTTCCTGTACGCGACGGGCGTGGGCGTGGGCGTCTCGCAGGCGCGCGCGCTGCTGCACTACACGCTGGGCGCGCTGGGCGACAGCGACTACGCGCAGATGGCGCTCGCCTACCGCCACTGGGCCGGCGTCACGCTGCCCAGCTCGTGCCCCAAGGCCATGGAGCTGTACATGTCGGTGGCGCAGAAGGTGGCCGACCAGGTGAGCCTGAACGGCGGGCCGGCCGTGCAGCGCGTGCGCCTCATGGACGAGGCGGAGGGCGGCGGCTCGGGCGCCGCGCTCGACACCGACCTCATCGAGTACTACCAGCTGCTGGCCGAGAAGGGCGACGTGCAGGCGCAGGTACGCACGCaagcacgcacacacacgcacacaaacatacacacagacacacacacacacagacacaaaGACACACACgcacagacacacacacacacacacacacacacacacacacacattatcGTATAATCATTTCGTACGTTCTTTTAATAGCACCTAACTACTTATATTGCAGACTACCGTGACTGctctttttagttttattttatttgctaattTCGCTCGGTTAGTTTATACACGATACTCTCGTAGGTCGGTCTCGGCCAGCTGCACTTTCAGGGCGGTCGCGGCGTGACGCTGGACCTCAACAAGGCGCTGCACTACTTCCAGCAGGCCTCTAAGGCTGGGAACGCGGTCGCGAGCGCTTTCCTTGGCAAGgtgattatattacatatatattactcaTTTTATATTCGTAGATAGAGTAGAATAGAGCTAGTCCATCACAAGCCTGGGTATCTGTAAACCCCCTTAAAGGTTTTATATCGCCTAATATCGAAATCTGGTTAAATGCTCTGTAGCCACAGGTATTGAATAGATATAACTTGTTCAATTTTACCATCATTTGGCTCATATTTGGcccaaattatataaaaaatattgttttaaccgTTTGCAcgattgaataattataattatagatataccTCGAGGGAGGCGACGGAATCAAAGCTGACAACGACACGGCCCTCAAGTACTTCAGGAGAGCGGCCGAACTCAACAATCCCGTCGGTCAAAGCGGCCTCGGCCTCATGTATTTACATGTTAGTGAGTTTAGTATTTCTATTATTCCTTCCAATCAGCAGCGGTAAGCTCCAAGTTAGTCCAGCCCCTAGGTTCAAAGACATCAAAGTGATTGACGAATTTGCGAAAATGAAAACTCGCAAGgtattgtgtatttatatatattatatatatgtcgcggattcaaatgtattgccattgtcgtccaatatgttgattttattaaattagtcagtgcgcacgtccggtgctggcgctgtcctgagagcaagagaccaagagaccaagggggtcgctagacaaacgatcacacgcgctactgatgTATCTGACaccattatattgtatatttccattattcggctgtacaataaaataggcacccgtcatatatttttcacagttgacgtctgacaaccgaccaacctacatgacatacatcacgtattgtggtgttgctattctaataagtgacatCGTATatccgcttaaatttattatctctgacatatataataaatattttaatcgtttACACTagattattttcttttgatGAACTTTCTTTATTATGCAAGTAACTAATATTTTCGTATGACTTGGTATCCGTTTAAGGGCTGTTAATTATAAGCTTAAAGAATCTCAGAGAAGGTTCTCGATTTTTTGCCATGCACCGTTGTACCGGGCCCTTATTTAGCTACGTCACTGCAAATCACGAGCGGATTTGACCTTGGCTGTCCTAAGCCCATGGATGATTGcgtttactatttttatttcgaatctCCTTACGAGTAAATTGGTGTACATCTTTAGTTTTCTAACAAGTTGGGAAAGCTATGGCGCGTCTATCAAACGACTTTTGGGTCGGTCATTAGTTATTCTACCGTAACAAAGCAATACCTTTGTATTGCTCGAGGCAAACAAAGCTTGTACTCAATGGACGAAGAATTTTAATCGAtgcttatattgtatataatagttatatatttatttattaaattacttatatgttCAGGGTCTAGGAGTACCGAAAGACACGGCAACGGCCTTTAAATACTTCGCGATGGCGGCAAACCAGGGCTGGGTGGAGGGCCAGTTGCATCTTGGATTGATGTACTTTGGTAAGGTTGATTAAACAGAAAtatgttgtaaaataataatgtcctccagaccgatttccgccacggcggccaatctcaagagagattagccaactgcgcaggagatattatagtgcacgtgtgtgcacaaacacaggtgcactctctattcgctAACTCTCAATATgaccgatgggacggcaatccgacacgaccggaaagagttcaggcgcaggaccaacggctttacgtgcttatatcaaaccactagaccaacgaggcagttgtatatatataatgacgcATTTTTTTGTCatgtaaaaaaacattgctAAGAATAAATGTTTCAATGACATTTTGTACTTCTATGTGTACGAAAAATTGTTTTTCTGGCCTAAAAAAATTAATCCAAGTTCGTTCACAGCCGGTGCCGGAGTGCGTCGCGATTTCAAGCAAGCCAACAAGTACTTCTCGCTCGCGTCGCAGTCGGGGCACGTGCTGGCGCTCTACTACCTGGGGCACATGCACGCGCAGGGGCTCGGCGTGCTGCGCTCCTGCACCACCGCCGTCGAGGTGAGCCCCCGCCGTCGCAGCCTACGAGCACGGGGAGCATAAATCTCTCGCTCGTACTCTAATCATTATTCCTGACGTTCGTATTCGAGCCGGGACCCCCTTTCACCGGGATCCGTCTGTATTTCAGCTATTTAAAAACGTATGCGAAAGAGGCCCGTGGGCCTCCCGGCTGATGCTGGCGCACGCGGCGTGGCGCGCGAGGGACACGGAGTCCGCCTTCCTGCAGTACCTGTCGCTGGCCGAGCGCGGCTACGAGGTGGCGCAGAGCAACGCCGCCTTCCTGCTGGACGAGGGcgaggcgggcggcgcgggcggcgcggggggcggCGAGGAGCGCTGGCGGCGCGCGCTGCAGCTGTgggcgcgcggcgcggcgcagGGCTGCGCGGGCGCGCGCGTCAAGCTGGGCGACTACCACTACTACGGGCTGGGCACGCCGCGCGACCTGGACGCCGCCGCGCACCACTACCGCGTGGCCGCCGACACGCTGCACAGCGCGCAGGCCACCTTCAACCTGGGCTACATGCACGAGCGCGGCCTGGGCCTGGCGCGCGACCTGCACCTGGCCAAGCGCTGCTACGACCTGGCGGCCGACGCCTCGCCCGACGCGCGCCTGCCCGCCGCGCTGGCGCTGGCGCGCCTGCACGCGCACTCCGCGCTCGCCGGCCTGCTCGAGGTCCGTCCCCTGCGTGTGTCCTTACGCTGATACATTCTGTACCTACTAGTATTCACAGAAAATTAAAgcataaataatcaaaaattaaaaaaaaaacaaatttatatacgaCTTGCtccatattacaattttaataaaatgcccTATCTTATCTTCAATTTATTCGTTTAAATTATTCGCAGCTCATAAAATTACTCGCTCGTTTCATTCGCTCTTAATAAAAGATTCCGTCGTTTTAAAACCGCCCTCGACAGTCTCTTTCGCAGAGTCCACTCGCTTTCATCTTCCTGCCCGGTGAATCGACCTTCCTGTCGAACTGGGACTTGTATCTCATCTCGGC
The Nymphalis io chromosome 19, ilAglIoxx1.1, whole genome shotgun sequence DNA segment above includes these coding regions:
- the LOC126776059 gene encoding protein sel-1 homolog 1 isoform X2; amino-acid sequence: MNHLKVYILWLCFVLSAATALGPESNKKGEDSSDDDEKSLENLESEAINDPEYYNELTEAINKQIMSMQEYADAVSKTTRLLKKEEENLEPNWMPPSKTSNLHENEFETMEENPQDILDALPPLPEEKEIELSPEMKEAKELYELAMAKLDRRSPDLRAAILQVKQAADWGYVPAKIKLAWSYIYGEGVELDVEKAKKIFEELSEEGNADAHAGLGFLYATGVGVGVSQARALLHYTLGALGDSDYAQMALAYRHWAGVTLPSSCPKAMELYMSVAQKVADQVSLNGGPAVQRVRLMDEAEGGGSGAALDTDLIEYYQLLAEKGDVQAQVGLGQLHFQGGRGVTLDLNKALHYFQQASKAGNAVASAFLGKIYLEGGDGIKADNDTALKYFRRAAELNNPVGQSGLGLMYLHGLGVPKDTATAFKYFAMAANQGWVEGQLHLGLMYFAGAGVRRDFKQANKYFSLASQSGHVLALYYLGHMHAQGLGVLRSCTTAVELFKNVCERGPWASRLMLAHAAWRARDTESAFLQYLSLAERGYEVAQSNAAFLLDEGEAGGAGGAGGGEERWRRALQLWARGAAQGCAGARVKLGDYHYYGLGTPRDLDAAAHHYRVAADTLHSAQATFNLGYMHERGLGLARDLHLAKRCYDLAADASPDARLPAALALARLHAHSALAGLLESLSQSPLAFIFLPGESTFLSNWDLYLISALVGALGFVIYLQRPNQPAN
- the LOC126776059 gene encoding protein sel-1 homolog 1 isoform X1; translated protein: MNHLKVYILWLCFVLSAATALGPESNKKGEDSSDDDEKSLENLESEAINDPEYYNELTEAINKQIMSMQEYADAVSKTTRLLKKEEENLDTLDPVQADNKIGQMEYTLKLLRLSLLKQTEPNWMPPSKTSNLHENEFETMEENPQDILDALPPLPEEKEIELSPEMKEAKELYELAMAKLDRRSPDLRAAILQVKQAADWGYVPAKIKLAWSYIYGEGVELDVEKAKKIFEELSEEGNADAHAGLGFLYATGVGVGVSQARALLHYTLGALGDSDYAQMALAYRHWAGVTLPSSCPKAMELYMSVAQKVADQVSLNGGPAVQRVRLMDEAEGGGSGAALDTDLIEYYQLLAEKGDVQAQVGLGQLHFQGGRGVTLDLNKALHYFQQASKAGNAVASAFLGKIYLEGGDGIKADNDTALKYFRRAAELNNPVGQSGLGLMYLHGLGVPKDTATAFKYFAMAANQGWVEGQLHLGLMYFAGAGVRRDFKQANKYFSLASQSGHVLALYYLGHMHAQGLGVLRSCTTAVELFKNVCERGPWASRLMLAHAAWRARDTESAFLQYLSLAERGYEVAQSNAAFLLDEGEAGGAGGAGGGEERWRRALQLWARGAAQGCAGARVKLGDYHYYGLGTPRDLDAAAHHYRVAADTLHSAQATFNLGYMHERGLGLARDLHLAKRCYDLAADASPDARLPAALALARLHAHSALAGLLESLSQSPLAFIFLPGESTFLSNWDLYLISALVGALGFVIYLQRPNQPAN